Genomic window (Chryseobacterium sp. H1D6B):
ATGAGCTCGGTTTTGGTGAGAAACGGATAGGTCATCAAGACGATTAAAAATGAGAATTCATCTAATGTATTAATATTGCTTTCCTTTAATGCTTTTTTAAAATATATGACCGCATACCGATAAATAAAAACTAACATTCTCGCTATTTCCGTGTTCTGATCCTGATTATCCCGAACCCAATCTTCCTCACCTCCTGCCAATTCTCTTGTCACGGGAAGCTCATGACTTTGACCTGCATTTAAAAATCCGAGAAAATCAGTCATGGTATACTCTTTATCACCCTGATACTGATTTTCGAATTCATAGAGATAGTCGATAAGTTGTTTCAGAACCTCTTTTGTGGCCATAAAATTAAAATGTTTACGTTATAAATATATGAATAAAAATACGAATACATTTAATAAATATAATGTTACTTTCGATATTAAAGAACACTTATGAAAATACTATATTATTTATGACCAGTTTTAAAACAATTAAATGTCAAAAAATCTTGCTAAATTAACCTGTTAATTAAATGTCCACCAATATGAAGAATTTTCAAGAAATCAGCTTACCTGACATTTCAGATACGGCTTTATCAATGGCTTATCCTTCGGGACAAAAAAAATTACCGGATTCCGGAATTGTTTTAGCAGCAGATGTGGGCGGAACCAAAACAGAATTGGCACTTTTCCAGATTAAAAAAAAGAAATTGGTTTCCATCAAAAGTGAACGGTACGCAACTACAGATCACAATTCATTTGTAAAGGCAATCCGCCATTTCCACGAAGATAAAACGTCTGTTATTGACTGCGCTTGTTTAGGGGTAGCCGGTACGGTAGATGGTGATAAAGTTCGGGGAGTTAATTTCGCATGGGAAATTGACGCCAAAAAATTAGAAGCTGATCTGGATATAAAGAGTGTACTGCTTATCAACGACCTTCAGGCCAATGCTTACGGATTATCTGCTCTAGAAGATTCAGATTTTAAAATTATTTCTAAAGGGGAGAAAATTGAAGGCAACGCCGTAGTGATTTCACCAGGAACAGGCCTTGGTGAAGCAGGAATGTATTGGGACGGCTCATACTTCCATCCATACGCTACAGAAGGCGGACATTCTAATTTTGCGCCCAATGATGAACTGGATTTGGAATTATGGAAATTTTTAAATGAGAAATTTGATCACGTAAGTTGGGAAAGAGTCATTTCCGGGCAGGGCATAAATAATATATACGAATTCTTACGAAACTACAGAGGTGAAAAAGAACCTGATTGGCTTACGGAACAATTAAAGGATAATGATTCCTCTAAAGTGATATCTGCGGCAGCCATTGAAAAAAAAGATTCCGTTTGCGTTGAAACAATGGAATTGTTTTTAAAATACCTGGCTGTAGAATCCAGTCAACTTGCTTTAAAAGCAAAAGCTACCAGCGGGATTTATATCGGCGGAGGAATTACCCCAAAAGTTCTAAATTTAATTGATAAAAAAGAATTTTACAAAAACTTTATTAATGTCGGCCGAATGGAACATCTGCTAAAAACCATTCCCATTAAAGTTGTCCTTAATGATAAAACAGCTTTAATGGGAGCGGCCTATTATGCGGCAATGGGAATTTTAAAATGATAACAACTTATTCATTCCGCCACTTTTTATAAGCATTGATTAATCCATTGGTAGAAGCATCGTGGGATTCTATCTCATCATTATTATCCAACTGGGGAAGTACATTGGCAGCCAATTGTTTACCGAGTTCCACGCCCCATTGGTCAAAACTGAAAATATTCCAGATCACTCCCTGCACAAAAATTTTATGCTCGTAAAGAGCCGTAAGCGCGCCTAATGAAAAAGGAGTAATCTCTTTAAGCAAGAAGGAATTGGTCGGTTTATTCCCCGTAAAAACTTTAAACGGAATTAATTTCTCCATCTCTGATTTTTCCATTCCTGAATCTTTCAGCTCAGCAGCAACCTGCTCAGCAGTTTTACCGTTCATCAAAGCTTCAGTCTGGGCGATAAAGTTCGAAACCAATATTTTATGGTGTTCACCGACAGGATTATGACTGATCGCCGGTGCAATAAAATCACATGGAATCAAATGAGTTCCCTGGTGGACCAATTGATAAAATGCATGCTGTCCATTGGTTCCGGGTTCACCCCAGACAATAGGTCCAGTGCTGTAGGTTACATCGTTCCCGTTTCGATCTGTATGTTTCCCGTTGCTCTCCATATTTCCCTGCTGAAAATAGGCCGGAAATCGGTGCATATACTGGTCATAAGGGAATATCGCTTCTGTTTCCGAACCAAAAAAATTGGTGTACCACAACCCTACTAAAGCCATGATCACAGGAATGTTTTCTTTAAAATCTGTCGTTCTGAAATGCACATCAGTTGACTCAGCACCTTTCAGTAATTCTTCAAAATGATCATATCCTATGGTGAGCGCAATGGAAAGTCCGATACTACTCCAAAGACTGTATCGACCGCCAACCCAATCCCAGAAAACAAACATATTGTCTGGGTCAATTCCAAATTTTTTCACGCCTTCCTTATTCGTGGACAGTGCCACAAAATGTTTAGCCACAAATTGTTCATCTTCAGCCGATTTTAAAAACCAGTCTCGTGCCGTCTGCGCATTGGTCATTGTTTCCTGTGTCGTGAAAGTTTTCGACGCAATCGTAAAAAGTGTTTCTTCTGGATTTAAATTCTTCAGCGTTTCCACGATTTGAGTTCCATCCACATTGGAAACAAAATAGGCCTGAATTCCTTCAATCCAATATGGTTTTAGCGCTTCAGTCACCATCACAGGCCCTAAATCACTTCCTCCTATCCCAATATTGACAATATTCTTAATTTTTTTTCCGGAATAGCCTTTCCATTCGCCGCTATGAATTTTTTCACAAAAAGCCTTCATCTTCTGGCGGGTTTCGCGAACTTCCGGCATAACATCTTCTCCATCGATACTCATTGATTGGGCGGAAAAATTTCGTAGGGCGGTATGCATCACTGCACGATTTTCCGTTCCATTGATTTTCTCCCCGGCAAAAATTGCTTCCAACGCATTTTTCACCTTACAATCTTCCGCCAGCTGCAGCAATTTTTCAAGAGTTTCGTCAGTGATTATATTTTTAGAATAATCAAAAATAATATCATTGAATGTAATAGACATTTTTTCAAACCTCTTGGAATCTTGTTTAAAAAGATCTTTAATCTGAACGGTTTTTATTTCAGTATAGTGGGTTAATAATGCTTTCCAAGCTATTGTTTCTGTGGGATTTATTTTAGGAAACATCTTTTATTTTTTTTAATATTAATATTTTACTTTGTAAGAACATTTGTTAAGACTGCAGAAAAATTTAAAAATTAAAAGTCTGTTTAAATTTTTACTTTTATAAATAATCTGTCACTTTTAATATAGTAATTTTTAATTTTTTACCATTAAAAGATCTTATTAAGAAATGAAGAATAGTAAGTTTAATCTCGCTTTAAGGGTTAAAAATCTATTTGATTTTCTTAATTAAACTTAACTTCTTCAATGTTCTTAATGGTTTAAATATTTTATTAATTATTGACCAAAATTTAAACAGCCACTATGTATTTTTATTTTTTATCCGGAAGATTAATCCAGTGAAAGCCGTCTTTTGCAATGAGTGCTTCTGCATTTTCAGGACCCCATGAGTTGGCAGGATAATTCGGGAAGTTGGTCATTTTATTATTTTCCCAATAATCAAGAACCGGCATTACCACTTCCCACGCAGCTTCTACTTGATCTGCACGCATAAATAAAGTCTGATCTCCGGAAATAACATCCAGCAAAAGGGTTTCATAGGCCTCTGGAGCATCTATTTTTGTTTTTGCTGAATAATCAAATACCATATCTACCGTATTCAAATTCATTTCAAGACCCGGAGTTTTACTTTCGAGCTGAAATCTAATCGCCATATCAGGTTGAATACTAATAATAAGTCTGTTCTGTTTCAGGAAATTTTGTTCTCCATTATTGAACATATTATGGGGAACTTCCCGAAACTGTATGATAATATGCGAAGCCGATTTAAAAAGCCGCTTGCCTGTGCGCAGATAAAAAGGAACTCCCTGCCAGCGCCAGTTATCGATATTAAATTTCATCGCAGCGTAGGTTTCTGTGTTAGAATCTGGAGCCACATCCACTTCTTCACGATAACCCGAAACTTCTTTTCCTTCTACCCAGCCCGAACCATACTGGCCTCTAACAGCAATCGAATCAATTGTTCCCGGTACAATTTTTCGTATCGCTTTTAGAACATCCACTTTCCGGTCACGCACAAGGTCGGCATCAAAATTGACAGGCGGTTCCATGGCGATAATGCACAATAATTGTAACAAGTGGTTTTGAATCATATCGCGTAAGATTCCGGAATGATCAAAATAGCCTCCTCTATCTTCCACCCCGATTTGTTCGGTTACTGAAATCTGTACGTGTTCAATATGCGTACGGTTCCAAAGCGGTTCCATAATGGTATTGGCAAAACGAAAAGCCATCACATTCTGAACGACCTCTTTTCCTAAATAATGATCTATTCTGTAGATTTGTTTTTCATCAAAAATAGTCAGTAACTTTTCGTTTAAAGCCTTTGCAGATTCCAGATCTCTGCCAAATGGTTTCTCAATAATAATGCGTGTGGTTTCCTTATTATTCTCTAATTTACTTTTTGAAATATTCTCTGCGATGGTGCAAAATAAATCCGGCGAAACAGCGCAGTAATACAGTATTGAACAGTCTTGCTTCCATTCCTCTTTTAATGTATTGATTTTCGAATCAAACTCGTTGTAAGAAGCAACATCCTTGATATTTGCTGCCTGATAAGAAATATTTGAAGAAAATTTAGCCCATTCCTCTTTTTTAGCCTTACCGGTTCTGGAAAACTGATTGATTCCGTCCAATAAAGAATCGCGATACTTTTCGTCTGTAAAATCTGTCCTTGAAGTTCCAATGATAGCAAATTGTTCAGGAAGCCGGTTTTCAAGAAAAAGATTGTATAAAGCCGGAATAATTTTTCGTTTCGTTAAATCTCCGTTACCTCCAAAAATAATGATAACTGTGGGATTTGCTTTTATATTAGATGTGTTTGCCATTGTTTAATTTTTATAAAAAATGATGATTAAAAAAACAGTTTAACTTTTACTATTTTCCATCCACTCAGTATGAAAAACACCTTCCTTACCTTTCAGTTCATAAGTATGTGAACCGAAATAATCACGTTGTGCCTGAATGAGGTTGGTCGGCATATTTTCACAGCGGAAATCATCGAAATAACTTAATGCCGCAGAAAACGCAGGTATCGAAATCCCATGGATTACCGCATCTGAAACTACGGTACGGATGCCCGGAATACTTTTAGTAAGATTTCCCGCAACAGTTTCATCTAAAAGTAAATGCTCCAGCTTCGGATTCTTGTTAAAAGCCGCATAAATATCTTCTAAAAATTCGGAGCGGATAATACAGCCACCACGCCAGATTTTCGCAATTAAATCTAAATTCAAATGATACTTAAATTCTTCATTCCCCTGGTAGAGTAAATGCATTCCCTGGGCGTAAGCAAAAACCACAGCAAAATAAAAGGCTTCCTCTAGTTTATCTAAATAGTCACTTTTATTTTCCTGATAATGCATTTCGGTTAAATCCGGATATATTTTTGAAGCCTGAATCCGTAAATCTTTTAAGCTGGAAAGATCACGCATCGAAACGGCAATGTCAATAATCGGGGTGGGAAGATGTAAATCCATAGCCGCCTGAGAAGTCCATTTACCTGTTCCTTTTGCTTTAGCCTCATCTCTGATATTATCCAGCAGAAGATTTTCTTCGCCTTCATTTTTGTATGTGAAAATATCAGTGGTAATTTCTAACAGATAAGATTTTAACTTACCTTCATTCCATTTTTTATACACTTCATGTATTTGGCTGTTGTCCATTTGAAGTCCTTTCTTCATGATTTCATAGGATTCAGAAATCAGCTGCATGATCGCATATTCAATTCCATTGTGCACCATTTTCACGAAATGACCCGCCGAACGATCGCCCATAAAACCAACAGTAGGTTCTCCATTGACCTGAGCCGCAATTTTTTTCAGGATAGGCTTTATAATTTCATAGGCTTCTTTATCACCGCCAGGCATCATACTTGGACCTCTTCTTGCCCCTTCTTCACCGCCTGAAACGCCCATACCCACAAAATGCAGCCCCTTACCTTCCAATTCTTTATATCTTCGTTCGGTATCCGTATAATGTGAATTGCCGCCATCAATAATGATATCTCCTTTATCCAGAACAGCCAGCAATTCTTTAATGACGCTGTCTACTATTTCGCCGGCAGGAACCAGCATCATTACAATCTTCGGACTTGTAAGACTGTCGGTAAATTCCTTTAAATCTGAATATCCATGAATATTCTCACTCTTTAAA
Coding sequences:
- the zwf gene encoding glucose-6-phosphate dehydrogenase — translated: MANTSNIKANPTVIIIFGGNGDLTKRKIIPALYNLFLENRLPEQFAIIGTSRTDFTDEKYRDSLLDGINQFSRTGKAKKEEWAKFSSNISYQAANIKDVASYNEFDSKINTLKEEWKQDCSILYYCAVSPDLFCTIAENISKSKLENNKETTRIIIEKPFGRDLESAKALNEKLLTIFDEKQIYRIDHYLGKEVVQNVMAFRFANTIMEPLWNRTHIEHVQISVTEQIGVEDRGGYFDHSGILRDMIQNHLLQLLCIIAMEPPVNFDADLVRDRKVDVLKAIRKIVPGTIDSIAVRGQYGSGWVEGKEVSGYREEVDVAPDSNTETYAAMKFNIDNWRWQGVPFYLRTGKRLFKSASHIIIQFREVPHNMFNNGEQNFLKQNRLIISIQPDMAIRFQLESKTPGLEMNLNTVDMVFDYSAKTKIDAPEAYETLLLDVISGDQTLFMRADQVEAAWEVVMPVLDYWENNKMTNFPNYPANSWGPENAEALIAKDGFHWINLPDKK
- the gndA gene encoding NADP-dependent phosphogluconate dehydrogenase is translated as MMEQENKNQNAFGMIGLGTMGSNLLQNIADHGYHCAGYDNSVDKVNTLNNLKSENIHGYSDLKEFTDSLTSPKIVMMLVPAGEIVDSVIKELLAVLDKGDIIIDGGNSHYTDTERRYKELEGKGLHFVGMGVSGGEEGARRGPSMMPGGDKEAYEIIKPILKKIAAQVNGEPTVGFMGDRSAGHFVKMVHNGIEYAIMQLISESYEIMKKGLQMDNSQIHEVYKKWNEGKLKSYLLEITTDIFTYKNEGEENLLLDNIRDEAKAKGTGKWTSQAAMDLHLPTPIIDIAVSMRDLSSLKDLRIQASKIYPDLTEMHYQENKSDYLDKLEEAFYFAVVFAYAQGMHLLYQGNEEFKYHLNLDLIAKIWRGGCIIRSEFLEDIYAAFNKNPKLEHLLLDETVAGNLTKSIPGIRTVVSDAVIHGISIPAFSAALSYFDDFRCENMPTNLIQAQRDYFGSHTYELKGKEGVFHTEWMENSKS
- a CDS encoding winged helix DNA-binding protein, which produces MATKEVLKQLIDYLYEFENQYQGDKEYTMTDFLGFLNAGQSHELPVTRELAGGEEDWVRDNQDQNTEIARMLVFIYRYAVIYFKKALKESNINTLDEFSFLIVLMTYPFLTKTELINKLIMEKTSGVEVIKRLLKQELIREFDNPNDKRSIMVAITPKGKQELSELLPKMGLVGSVVVGNLTPTEVSSLSFLLNKLDYHHNEIFMNYKGLSLEELSQKSEDLKKDR
- the glk gene encoding glucokinase, whose amino-acid sequence is MKNFQEISLPDISDTALSMAYPSGQKKLPDSGIVLAADVGGTKTELALFQIKKKKLVSIKSERYATTDHNSFVKAIRHFHEDKTSVIDCACLGVAGTVDGDKVRGVNFAWEIDAKKLEADLDIKSVLLINDLQANAYGLSALEDSDFKIISKGEKIEGNAVVISPGTGLGEAGMYWDGSYFHPYATEGGHSNFAPNDELDLELWKFLNEKFDHVSWERVISGQGINNIYEFLRNYRGEKEPDWLTEQLKDNDSSKVISAAAIEKKDSVCVETMELFLKYLAVESSQLALKAKATSGIYIGGGITPKVLNLIDKKEFYKNFINVGRMEHLLKTIPIKVVLNDKTALMGAAYYAAMGILK
- the pgi gene encoding glucose-6-phosphate isomerase; translated protein: MFPKINPTETIAWKALLTHYTEIKTVQIKDLFKQDSKRFEKMSITFNDIIFDYSKNIITDETLEKLLQLAEDCKVKNALEAIFAGEKINGTENRAVMHTALRNFSAQSMSIDGEDVMPEVRETRQKMKAFCEKIHSGEWKGYSGKKIKNIVNIGIGGSDLGPVMVTEALKPYWIEGIQAYFVSNVDGTQIVETLKNLNPEETLFTIASKTFTTQETMTNAQTARDWFLKSAEDEQFVAKHFVALSTNKEGVKKFGIDPDNMFVFWDWVGGRYSLWSSIGLSIALTIGYDHFEELLKGAESTDVHFRTTDFKENIPVIMALVGLWYTNFFGSETEAIFPYDQYMHRFPAYFQQGNMESNGKHTDRNGNDVTYSTGPIVWGEPGTNGQHAFYQLVHQGTHLIPCDFIAPAISHNPVGEHHKILVSNFIAQTEALMNGKTAEQVAAELKDSGMEKSEMEKLIPFKVFTGNKPTNSFLLKEITPFSLGALTALYEHKIFVQGVIWNIFSFDQWGVELGKQLAANVLPQLDNNDEIESHDASTNGLINAYKKWRNE